A window of Chanos chanos chromosome 15, fChaCha1.1, whole genome shotgun sequence genomic DNA:
atactgcaggctctgtgactgttctctaccttaactcatactgcaggctctgtgactgttctctaccttaactcacactgcaggctctgtgactTTTCTTTACCTTAACTCatactgcaggctctgtgactgttctctaccttaACTCATACTGCgggctctgtgactgttctctaccttaactcacactgcaggctctgtgactgttctctaccttaactcgtactgcaggctctgtgactgttctctaccttaactcatactgcaggctctgtgactgttctctaccttaactcatactgcaggctctgtgactgttctttaccttaactcatactgcaggctctgtgactgttctctaccttaACTCATACTGCgggctctgtgactgttctctaccttaactcatactgcaggctctgtgactTTTCTCTACCTTAACTCGtactgcaggctctgtgactgttctctaccttaactcatactgcaggctctgtgactgttctttaccttaactcatactgcaggctctgtgactgttctctatcttaactcatactgcaggctctgtgactgttctctaccttaactcatactgcaggctctgtgactgttctctaccttaactcgtactgcaggctctgtgactgttctctaccttaactcatactgcaggctctgtgactgttctctaccttaactcatactgcaggctgtgactgttctctatcTTAACTCATACTGCAgactctgtgactgttctctatcttaactcatactgcaggctctgtgactgttctctaccttaactcacactgcaggctctgtgactgttctctaccttaactcatactgcaggctctgtgactgttctctaccttaACTCGTACTGCAgactctgtgactgttctctatcTTAACTCATGctgcaggctctgtgactgttctctaccttaactcatgctgcaggctctgtgactgttctctaccttaactcgtactgcaggctctgtgactgttctctaccttaACTCGTACTGCAgactctgtgactgttctctaccttaactcatactgcaggctctgtgactgttctctaccttaACTCATACCgcaggctctgtgactgttctctaccttaACTCATACCgcaggctctgtgactgttctctaccttaactcatactgcaggctctgtgactgttctctaccttaactcatactgcaggctctgtgactgttctctatcttaactcatactgcaggctctgtgactgttctctaccttaactcatactgcaggctctgtgactgttctctaccttaACTCATACTGCgggctctgtgactgttctctgtcttaactcatactgcaggctctgtgactgttctctaccttaactcacactgcaggctctgtgactgttctctatcTTAACTCATGctgcaggctctgtgactgttctctaccttaactcatactgcaggctctgtgactgttctctatcTTAACTCGtactgcaggctctgtgactgttctctaccttaactcatactgcaggctctgtgactgttctctaccttaactcatactgcaggctctgtgactgttctctaccttaactcatactgcaggctctgtgactgttctctaccttaactcatactgcaggctctgtgactgttctctaccttaACTCATATtgcaggctctgtgactgttctctaccttaactcatactgcaggctctgtgactgttctctatcttaactcatactgcaggctctgtgactgttctctaccttaactcacactgcaggctctgtgactgttctctaccttaACTCATACCGCAGGCTCTGTCACCATTCAGTGCTGTTCGGTTTCCAAGCTCTTTTATAGCCAACGCATTTTATCAATGAGTACAGTTAGCCCTCAGCGAGGGATTGATTCCAGGACCCTCTGTGGATACCGAAATCCATGGATGCTCAAGTCCCATATATAAAATAGTGCAGTATTGGTATATAACCCACCCTAGCCCTCGcgtatactttaaatcatctctagattacttataatacctaATACAACGTAAATGCTGTGCAAAcagttgttatactgtattgtttagggaataatgacaataaaaaagTCTGTGGCCTAACTATATACGTGTTAGCAACAacgtaacatttttttctttcaacacttacaGACGGCTTTTGTgtaatgacctgaaagagaaatcgGTTAAGGATAATGCAGCCTACAGTGAGCCGGTCATTATTGCGAAATAAACCgagacagggtgatgcaggagcCCAGCGTGAAGCGGAGTGATCTTGAATCACCCTCAAAGGGTTTGTTTCACGATAAGGCCCGGTGTTCTGAGGAGTTGTGCTGCTTTGTGGAGAAATGTTACCACAGCGTGAATCGATAGCAGTGTCCATCCCCGACCCTCACCCTAATAGTGGGACAGTTTAGCGTAATGATTACACATGTTATGATAAAAGCATCAGATTTGTATAAAAACTCATAAAGGTGATCTGATCAGATTTAGAAATGGAGGCGCTTCAAATTCAGCCCCTGGGGGCCATGATGGCCATTTTTCAACATGGTCACCAAATATGGCTTTTGATGTGTGAAAAAAGATAGAAAGTAGAAACTAGCAACTAATACAATTATATATTTTACCATAAATCAAATCAATTCTGGggacatactcacacagaagGTCCTCAAATAATTAGATATCAGAGATTTACAAATTCAGCTCCTGTAATACCAAATATTACCATACGCCGGTTAATGAATTGAGGTGATAAATTCACATAGTGTGATCTGAATTAAGAATCATTCAAGAACTTAAATATATATGCATAATAATAACTGATAAAGAGCTGATCTTTGTCAGGTgttatatgaatatatatatatataatatacaattGAATAAATACACAATATGACACCAATATAAGCCAAGATAACATGTTTCTTTTGACTTAATGTATACCTGTTGTTATGTATACTTATGTAATCATTTTACATGAAATAAAACGATCATTCAGGGCCATATTGGCCCCCAGGGGCCAGATTTTAAGTGCCTCCATCTCTAAATCTGATCAGATCCCCTTTTTGAGTTTTTCTACGTAATTTGATGCTTTTATCATAAAATACACAATTGTTATGAAAATTTGAGTTTGCCTGCCCCactgtgagtgcatgtgcagAGCCATTCAGTAGCACATATATCGACAGGCAGCACAACTCGTCAGAACACCCCGGCTCTCTGCAtattatcccgcttattacaTGGATACtcactaaagaaatcaatcctttgacacaaaatattgattcaaCAATTATTTTATGGCTTCCGCTAAAACAAATAGTCCGTTAGACTGCGTCCAATAGCAACGGTGTGTCATTCACTGCAGCTGTCTGCCATTCAGAAATAAGACCGTAGAATGCCATAatggaccaatcagaatcaagtATTCAACAATtgtatttaataaataataccgtttaataaatggaataaatacacaggtttttggttttttttttcgggggtgggggggtatttTCGATCCGCAGTAGGTTGAACCCGTGGATGCAGAACCCATGGATACGGCGGGCTGACTGTATTGAGTGTAATCTAAGCTTCCTGATTTACTTTTAAACTGATGTGTCCCAAAGTCAAAGCATCACTCAAAATTCACTACGTCTTGGTCAGGACCCTCTACTCCTGTCCAGAGGAACACGGGAACAGAATCACCACAGATGGGAGTGTAGATCTTTTAATTGTTGAAAAGGTTTTGCCATAATCTGAGAGATGCTGTCATAATCTGTCTTGAATTACACAGTGAAAAGTCACCAGATCATTCAGCTCTTGTATTTTCTGTACCTCAGCACTGATCAGAATAGGAGTGAGCACATTCACAGCAGTCTGGGTTTTCAATGAGTCACCAAGACCAGAAACCACATCTGACTCTCCATGACAGCACCATTTAATGACACATAAAGTCAAGGTGCTCCTGACCCTTAAAAATaccaacatatacacacaaaacgacatacatacatatgtgtgaacacaaaatgacatacatacatatgtgtgaacacaaaatgacatacatacatatgtgtgaacacaaaatgacataCGGGTGAGTCCAAACTCCACAGCGTAGTTCTCCTGAGCAGACAGATACGATCCTGCTCAGGataagtgtgtatgtttcaTCACACTGTCACAGTCCTGTCGAGTGCACACACCTGTGCACTGGATCAGCTCAGTGGCAACCCTGAGCCAGCACTGTAGCCACGGTAACACGGTAACCGTGCACGTTTCTCCCTCTCCTGGTGACGGGACTCAGATCCCCTGAGTGCTGCTGGGTAAACTTTCAGTCTCAACTTCAATAGAGACCACGTGATGACCTGGAACCATGGCCAAACCCAGCACCCGCGGCTCCccctgagagaaagagtctgccgcagagagagagagagagagagggagagagagagagagagagagggagagagttattGAATGCTGAGAGAATATTATGGCTTGATTCATATGTGCATGTTTACAGCATAGATTCCATGTCCATATATCTGTGCTGGTATTGGTCCGTTACTGTGAGGAAACAGCTTACAAAAACTCCTGAAATACCCTGTAATAAATCCATTGCCTATATCTTAACTCCTAAAAACCTAAAGGGTACATCACTATGCCCACAATCAGGATACTTACTAAAAAGAAATTCAAGAAACTTATTTGCCAACTGTAACTAGAACAATGTTAATTTTCACACTGGTTTATGTAGATATGTAGACTGCGTATATAATGTGATGTTTTGGGTAGAATCTGACATAACGCAGGATGAGCGTGTATTATCTTATAGAATGTGATGTATATGATAAGAGTGTATTGTCATACAGAATGTGATGTATATGGCATATAACGCACGGCACCTGTAGACTTGAGGAATTCCTGCGCTGAGCCAAGAATGACGTTACAGTCGCGATCGGTACAGAGGAAAAGTCCAACTAGCGTCCGTCCGTCAGTCATTCGGATTCGCATACTCTTGTTCAGGAGGTTTTCCAGTTTCGCTCTGGCCAAAGAATACGGAGACTCTTCCGGCTGTGTCAGAGTGGAAAATTACATACATTCAGACGTTCGACTAAAACGAGTCGCAGAAACTGCTAGTGGTGTTATAGCTCTGCGACATAGCGAGCTCAACCACCTAATGAGTCTAACTGACGATCCGTGTACATGGCAAATAAAATTCGAATTACATGCTGATCACATCTTTCAAAAACAGAGGTTTATGATGCTTATGCAACTTTGAAAATTCATGAATAGCTTTTATATTCAAGACTTCGGTCAGGACCAGGTATGAATTTAGCTAACGTTGGTTGGGATAATGGTTAATTGTAACACAGGCTAAACACCAAACACATATTACTACTCCCGCAAAGACCGAATCTTACCTCACTTTGCATTTCAGTGCCATTTTCCTCGTTTTCCGATGCCATCTGCGACATAACTGGTACTTAAATTCCAACGCTTAAGCGGGAATTTTAACACAACATTGCTTAACGTACAAAGGTCGAATGTCATGAGTCGACTTCTTCTGCTGCTAATGGCAACCGAAATGTCAGAGACACATGCAGTCACACCGCCACCTACCGCTGCAGATGATTCAGCCCCAAGAACACAAACGAAGCTCCAAGTCATATCTCAGATCTTATTCATTTTCTTGCAAATCATTCAGTTACAAGATTACGAAAAACCGTTACACCACAACGCCAGAGGAGTTACATATTTATAAAACTGGCTTTTATAAACAGATCTTAAATATTTGTTCCCAGGCTACATGGGTGATAAGACAACAGAAATCAAAATATTTGCTCCCACAGGTGGTAAACATTTTTTGGAAAGCACTGAAAAGTGTTATTTAATactcattttaaacataaaacatgGTTTCTATGGAGCTTCCTGAGCCAGTTTTTCCATAGCATCTCCATCAAAGCGCAGGAAATGCCAGCCTTCAGTGGCGGTCAGGTCTTGAGCTCCTTTAGCCAGGTAGAAGTCCAGAGACGGTCTGTTCCAGTCCAACACTGACAGCTGCAGACATGCACACTGCTGCTCCTGACCAATCTATTAAAACAAAGGccaaaaaaacattattcgccGGGATTGTGGAGCTGTTCCAAGATCACATTTCCACAAAGATACAATTTCATGTACAAGGTCAAAGCAGAAAGAAATCGAGTGTCCTTAAATTAAACAAGTGAGTGCATCTAACTGCATGAATAAAACTCACCCTGGCCACAGTGCTCATCAAAGCCTTCCCAATGCCTTTGCCTGTGAAGCGTCAAAATCACATAACAAGTTTAACTAAAGTCTGCACATACCGCAAATTCAAAACTCATCATAtttctgcaaaaacacacaaacacacacacacacacacacattctctcgcTTACCTCGGAATTCTGGCATAACATACAGATCCTCCATATAGATAGTTCTACCTTTCCATGTTCTGTACGTGTAGAAAAAGAGGGCATAGCCAACCGTGGTGTgtcctgcacgcacacacacacacacacacacacacacacacacacacacacacacacacacacacacacacacacacacacacacacacacacacacacagagagagttatgaATATGAGTCCTGGGATGATAAagtaaagaacaaagaaaaaagaaaaatccgtATTCTGCATCTCCTTTCATCCTCCAGTTTGTTCAGGGACATGAATCTTTtacaaaatctgtttttacctctttttacTGTGACGTGGTGCAACCATGGTGTTCAATCATCAAATAATCATGTGtaacaatcattttaaattctgtttcCACTGGAATTTTATGCCTTTTCATACTGAGAAAACTCACTTAAATAATCTCACAAAATAGTCccacaaaatcatttctttcttgtAGAAAAGAAACTtggtaaatgtgtaaatgtggggTGCATTTATGCTGTAACAGCTTATAATTATATCTTACTCAGTTTAGcacctgaaaataaaaatgaatgcatgtgtgtatttataaataaaaaGGAGGTATGGATACACTGAACTTCAACCATATGACCATTTCCAGTTACCATGACATTCTGCCAAACCTGGACAGATAGTCACGTAATGGCCTGTTGAGTGAAACATTTgatttggttatttatttattttaaacatctgAGGAGGTCTTCAGAGGCAGATTTAGTTGGCCCAGCAGTCAGTgtgatgagtgacaggtgtATTCAAAACAATCTGGACAAGCTATGAACATATGAACCACAGGTGAGCCCCAcgatgagaagaaaaacaggctTAAACGCTGCTTCATTTGCTGTTTCAATTATAATTACAATTCATTTAAAACGTGGTCATGTTTGGCCCCAGTCAAAAAAAGGGTATTTGTTTGCTCATTATATATTTCCATTAAAAGGGAAGAGACAAGCAAAAGTACGTCTGGGAGAGTTAAACTACTCCGACATTTCTGACACGTCCCAACAAAATGAGGAAGGATAGAGTTTATCttgatcatttattttaaaatattcattaaactAATGATCTATTATATTCtgagaaaaataatttaaaaaaataacagatgtGGACACAAACATTGCAAGTCTACTGATTTATCACCAAAATATTTATGTTACGTGTGAAACAGAGCACGACCGGTGTAGACCAGTGAAGACCCTTTCTGAACCAGTactgaaatggttttgatgTCACAGTCAAACCCATTTTTCCACCATCAGCATTCACTGACACTAAAGCAGGACTGAAAAAATACTTTGTTACACAATTAtatgatatacacacacacacatttatgtgcacagacacatgctgaaTCACTTCCTCACTCATTAATTCAGCCACTCTTTTTTCaatcactctttcattcactctggTTGTCTTTCATCCTCAGTTACATTCACATAAACTGACAGACAACGTGTGACCTCTGAGCTGCTCACACTCAGTCTGATTAATAATTactgacagtgagtgagagaggaaaataattacagacagtgagtgagagaagaaaataattactgacagtgagtgagagaagaaaataattactgactgagtgagagaagaaaataattacagacagtgagtgagagaggaaaataattactgacagtgagtgagagaagaaaataattacagacagtgagtgagagaagaaaataattacagacagtgagtgagagaggaaaataattactgacagtgagtgagagaagaaaataattactgacagtgagtgagagaagaaaataattactgactgagtgagagaagaaaataattacagacagtgagtgagagaagaaaataattactgacagtgagtgagagaagaaaataattacagacagtgagtgagagaagaaaataattacagacagtgagtgacagaagAGAACCTTCATGAtcagcacagacacatccaGACAAGTCATCTgtcgatgaaaaaaaaacccttttccctCCCTGCTAAATATGCCACACTGAGTAACCAAAATGAAATATAGAGGACTGAAAAGGATAACTGTCTGTATTAACCACCAGTGCAATCTGTTTATAGTTTTGAAAATGATACATAAAAAACACCTTCTCATATGACTTATGCacaactgttttctttctttcttttggttcatcagtctgtacagtcagtcTGTACCAGTTAAGAGCCTATTCCTATACCTGAAGGCACTGGAAATTCAGCTCTACAGTATatggtttttattattattattattattattattattattattatcatcatcatcagggCTGTATAGTACAGTAAAGCGGGTGTTTGTGAAACGTTTACCATCTTTTGACTTCTGTTTCTCCGGCACTTCAGCAATCACACAGTGGTAAAATGGATTTGCACCAAATCCGTCCTGCTCCAACTCTAGTGAGATCAAGAAAAGAACTTTCATACAAACATGCTGTAAACATGGTGTTTTTGTAAAGCACGGACTCAATGCAGACGACACAATTACTGATGAGGTTTTAGAGAACGCTGTCATAAACACATTTGCCAGTTTTAAGAACCTGATAACACCACAACCTTTATGAGAAATCTTCACCTGGTCCGGCATCTTTTCGTAAACTGCCAACTCCTGCAatcagatcacacacagactgtataCTGTGTTCTTATCCCGAATCGATCCGACTTCTCTGACCGACTAAGGCGACCCCAAATGAAGTAACAGCAATATCAATTCCACTACAGTATCTCAAAATCTGCTTGCAGCAGCGTGTTGTGGGGTAGGACTATCTGCTCACCATTATCATCCGAGAAATATCTTTGCTGTCCTCGGGTTTTGCAGCACGGATACTGAAATCCATTTCGACGTGACCTGCGATTGCAAATATCTTCAGGAAAGGACAGCCACACAGTGCACGTTACTTATCAACTGGTGCCCGCTGGTGTGAGACATGGTAACGCATATTTTAATGATTCAAGAACGTCAAATGAAACAAGTTTTACGCAGCcaatagatagatggatagatagatagaaatacAAGACTGAGTCGGCTGTTTGACTTCAGgtgtttttaaattatgtgttttgtttatgtatgtgttttgaataaGGCTTTACTTGTAAAAATAGCAACATTTTTGCATTCATAAATCTGTGGTGAAGGACTGCGCGTAACCGTGTGCTCCGGAGGTGTCCCTCGAGAGCAGCGTTTCCTCCTGAGTTTTTCTTCATAAACAAATGGGCCAACAGCGTTTTGACGTAAATGAAGCCGGAGATTTGCATGCGTCTAGaacatgtcctgtgtgtgtgcgtgaaagagaatgaaagcaCACGCGGCAGTCACACGCGGCACGGTAATAGAGCGTTATACAGTAACTGCAGGAGTCATCCGTTGTTTGATGTGACCGTGCTGTCCACTCCGCGGTGGAGGAAGTCCTCTCATGTTGCCACTGCTCTCCCTCTGCGGCCTCCCGCTCTTCCTCTTTCTACTCCCCGCTTCCTTTTTCTGTGACTTCTCCACCTGTTCACCATCATAACCAGTGTTCCCATTACCATCGTTATCACAACCAGTACTCCCATTATCACTACTATTATCATAACCAATGTTCTCATTATCACTGTTATTATCATAACCAGTGCTCCCATTACTATTGTAATTCTCAGTATTTATCTCTCAGACAGCTCAACACTGACAgtgtttgttgacggtggagtgggtggccgccttgtgtcccagagtgccatcatgtccgtattaccttccagctctcccttttaactatgctgtactagctagtcttgctggagtccctgcctgcactcggcacacgatgtatatttaccttaaccattatgtggaaatgaacatctaacaatgtgtgtgtgtctctctctctctctctctttctttctctctctctctctctgtcgagccacacacactactcctgagacaccagtgatcctgactcctcccgccctgtggactgacccatcctggtgttatcatctttcatccccctgtcagcctcctgtctgcatcaccatcccctttgttcatgccccaatttactttcaattgtaactgcccacgtggttggcacctattgcacacctgtctggccaaggaggggtctcctctctctgtggtccttctcaagatttctcccattttcccatttcccttttgggtttttggggagttttttcttacccgccatgaggattaagtcagggggtgccgtcatgttttgatttgactgttgtggcctgtaaagccctttgaaactgtaaacagtgatattgggctctaaataaacttgaacttgaacttgcaCTTGAACTTGAACgtgaacttgaacttgacaGTGGAGTTCATATCCTGATGGTTGATGAGGAATGATTCAGTAAGGACTGGTTCAGTACACAGTGGTTCAGTGGGGAgtaattcagtaaaaaaaacagttcagtgggGAATGATTCCGTATAAAAACAGTTCAGTGGGGAATGATTCAGTATAAAAACAGTTCAGTGGAGAATGATTCTGTATAAAAACAGTTCAATGGGGAATGATTCCGTATAAAAACAGTTCAGTGGAGAATGATTCAGTATAAAAACAGCTCAGTGGAGAATGATTCCGTATAAAAACAGTTCAGTGGGGAATGATTCAGTATAAAAACAATTCAGTGGAGAATGATTCAGTATAAAAACAGTTCAGTGGAGAATGATTCAGTATAAAAACAGCTCAGTGGAGAATGATTCCGTATAAAAACAGCTCAGTGGAGAATGATTCCGTATAAAAACTGTTCATTGGGGAATGATTCCGTATAAAAACAATTCAATGGGGATTgattcagttaaataaaaaaaatggctcAGTGGGGAATGATTCAGTGTAAAAATGGTTCTGTACAAACTTATTCAGTCACTGCAGTGACACAGGTACACTGAAAAAatctttctcctctcccatcttctctctgcctctcacagtAAATAAAAAGAATCAGAATCTATGGTACTGAAGCCTCGGAGGCTGGATAATGGTCAACATTTCATTCATGCTTAGGTTGTGGGAGACCTCATGGATTAGGCTGCATATACTGTCAGTGCCCTCCGACTCCTCTCACGACCTCTTGACCTCCCTGTGTCTGGAACAGATCACCGTAGGTCACTGTGTTTCAAGATGAACACTCACATCCACAGGCACATGTACAGCACTGAGTTTCTTTGCTCTGCCGTAGTCAAACAGAGACACGGAAACACGGAACTGTGGGGATTGATGGTTCTCAGCAAAAATGAAGTCACTGAGAGAGGGCAGCAGTCAAACACGTGGTTTAATGTAGAAAAAGGGACTGtgatatttaaaatgacagctcCCAGTGGCATGCTTTCACAGATTTTGTTATTGTACCCAGGAACACAACAGTCTGTGTGCCATAGCTTATTCCTGTT
This region includes:
- the naa38 gene encoding N-alpha-acetyltransferase 38, NatC auxiliary subunit → MSQMASENEENGTEMQSEPEESPYSLARAKLENLLNKSMRIRMTDGRTLVGLFLCTDRDCNVILGSAQEFLKSTDSFSQGEPRVLGLAMVPGHHVVSIEVETESLPSSTQGI
- the sat2b gene encoding diamine acetyltransferase 2b yields the protein MDFSIRAAKPEDSKDISRMIMELAVYEKMPDQVKISHKELEQDGFGANPFYHCVIAEVPEKQKSKDGHTTVGYALFFYTYRTWKGRTIYMEDLYVMPEFRGKGIGKALMSTVARIGQEQQCACLQLSVLDWNRPSLDFYLAKGAQDLTATEGWHFLRFDGDAMEKLAQEAP